One window of the Eucalyptus grandis isolate ANBG69807.140 chromosome 8, ASM1654582v1, whole genome shotgun sequence genome contains the following:
- the LOC104416881 gene encoding cytochrome P450 81E8, with protein METSSLNTALPLAFLLLLTLKLFSSWFKQPKNRPPSPPSIPILGHLHLLKHPLHRTLHSLSQSYGPVFSLRFGYRQVVVVSSAEAAEECCTKNDITLANRPSTVAGRHIGYDNTIVVFASYGEQWRSLRRVCTLEIFSSARLNSFLPIRRDEIKRLLLNLNKRASASGDDFTKVELKPIFWEMTFNIVMRMLTGKRYYGEDVTDAEEAKVFREIMSEIVEYAVSAYPGDYLSILRLFFRNYEKRVTWLRKRSDELFQNLIEEQRNSRRKICSGESRETVLDHLLWLQEKQPEFYTDEIIKGLLLVMLIAGTDTSASTMARAMSLLISHPHSLKRAIEELDNVIGQERLIEETDIAKLPFLQNIVLETLRLKPPAPLLVPHMSSEDCIIGGYDVPSQTIVFINIWSIHRDPKLWDDPKSFRPERFENEDNGQCKLLSFGLGRRACPGANMAQRVINVALGSLIQCFEWKRTSEEGMNMPKPLPLEAMYKAHGIMARIAEH; from the exons ATGGAGACTTCATCGCTCAACACTGCCCTTCCTCTAGCTTTCCTCCTACTCCTCACTCTCAAGCTCTTCTCTTCATGGTTCAAGCAACCGAAAAACCGTCCGCCCAGCCCACCTTCCATCCCCATCCTgggccacctccacctcctgaAACACCCCCTCCACCGAACCCTCCACTCCCTCTCCCAATCTTACGGCCCCGTCTTCTCTCTCCGCTTCGGCTACCGCCAAGTGGTTGTCGTCTCGTCCGCTGAGGCAGCCGAAGAATGCTGTACTAAGAACGACATCACGCTTGCCAACCGCCCCTCTACTGTCGCCGGCAGGCACATTGGGTATGACAACACGATTGTCGTCTTTGCCTCGTACGGCGAACAATGGCGTAGTCTCCGCCGTGTTTGTACTCTTGAGATCTTTTCCTCGGCCCGTCTCAACTCCTTTTTGCCCATTCGGAGGGATGAAATCAAGCGACTCCTGCTTAATCTAAACAAAAGAGCCTCAGCATCTGGGGACGACTTCACTAAGGTGGAACTAAAACCGATCTTCTGGGAGATGACATTCAACATCGTTATGAGGATGTTGACTGGGAAGAGGTATTACGGGGAAGATGTGACCGATGCCGAGGAGGCGAAGGTGTTTCGCGAGATCATGTCTGAAATTGTGGAATATGCTGTTAGTGCGTATCCAGGGGATTACTTGAGTATCTTGAGGTTGTTCTTTAGGAATTATGAGAAGAGGGTGACTTGGTTGCGCAAAAGATCGGACGAGTTGTTTCAGAATCTGATTGAAGAACAGAGAAATAGTCGCAGAAAAATATGTAGTGGAGAGAGTAGGGAGACCGTGCTGGATCATTTGCTTTGGTTGCAAGAGAAGCAGCCCGAGTTTTACACTGATGAGATCATCAAAGGGCTACTATTG GTCATGCTTATAGCAGGCACCGATACTTCTGCTTCGACAATGGCAAGGGCAATGTCCCTTTTAATTAGTCATCCGCATTCCTTAAAAAGAGCTATTGAGGAGTTGGATAATGTGATTGGTCAAGAACGCTTGATAGAGGAGACGGACATTGCAAAACTTCCTTTTCTCCAAAACATTGTATTAGAAACTCTACGTTTGAAACCACCGGCACCACTTCTAGTTCCACACATGTCATCAGAGGATTGCATCATAGGCGGTTATGATGTACCTAGTCAAACCATAGTATTCATCAATATATGGAGCATTCACAGGGATCCGAAGTTGTGGGATGATCCGAAAAGTTTCAGACCCGAAAgatttgaaaatgaagataatggACAGTGCAAGCTATTGTCATTTGGACTTGGGAGGCGAGCCTGTCCTGGTGCAAACATGGCCCAACGGGTGATCAATGTGGCTTTGGGATCGTTGATCCAGTGTTTTGAATGGAAAAGAACAAGTGAAGAAGGAATGAATATGCCTAAGCCGTTGCCATTGGAAGCCATGTACAAAGCCCACGGAATCATGGCGAGGATTGCTGAGCATTGA
- the LOC104416879 gene encoding isoflavone 3'-hydroxylase, giving the protein METSSLYTTLPLAFLLLLTLKLFSSWFKQPKNLPPSPPSIPILGHLHLLKHPLHRTLHSLSQSYGPVFSLRFGYRRVVVVSSAEAAEECCTKNDITLANRPSTVAGRHIGYDNTIVVFASYGEQWRSLRRVCTLEIFSSARLNSFLPIRRDEIKGLLLNLNKRASASGDDFTKVELKPIFWEMTFNIVMRMLTGKRYYGEDVTDAEEAKVFREIMSEIVEYAVSAYPGDYLSILRLFFRNYEKRVTWLRKRSDELFQNLIEEQRNSRRKRCGGESRETVLDHLLLLQEKQPEFYTDKIIKGLLLVMLIAGTDTSASTMARAMSLLLSHPHSLKRAIEELDNVIGQERLIEETDIAKLPFLQNIVLETLRLKPPAPLLVPHMSSEDCIIGGYDVPSQTIVFINIWSIHRDPKLWDDPKSFRPERFENEDNGQCKLWSFGLGRRACPGGNMAQRVINVALGSLIQCFEWKRTSEEGMNMPKALPLEAMYKAHEIMAAIAEH; this is encoded by the exons ATGGAGACTTCATCGCTCTACACTACCCTTCCTCTAGCTTTCCTCCTACTCCTCACTCTCAAGCTCTTCTCTTCATGGTTCAAGCAACCGAAAAACCTTCCGCCCAGCCCGCCTTCCATCCCCATCCTgggccacctccacctcctgaAGCACCCCCTCCACCGAACCCTCCACTCCCTTTCCCAATCTTACGGCCCCGTCTTCTCTCTCCGCTTTGGCTACCGCCGAGTGGTTGTCGTCTCATCAGCCGAGGCAGCCGAAGAATGCTGTACTAAGAACGACATCACGCTTGCCAACCGCCCCTCTACTGTCGCCGGCAGGCACATTGGGTATGACAACACGATTGTCGTCTTTGCCTCGTACGGAGAACAATGGCGTAGTCTCCGCCGTGTTTGTACTCTTGAGATCTTTTCCTCGGCCCGTCTCAACTCCTTTCTGCCCATTCGGAGGGATGAAATCAAGGGACTCCTGCTTAATCTAAACAAAAGAGCCTCAGCATCTGGGGACGACTTCACTAAGGTGGAACTAAAACCGATCTTCTGGGAGATGACATTCAACATCGTTATGAGGATGTTGACTGGGAAGAGGTATTACGGGGAAGATGTGACCGATGCCGAGGAGGCGAAGGTGTTTCGCGAGATCATGTCTGAAATTGTGGAATATGCTGTTAGTGCGTATCCAGGGGATTACTTGAGTATCTTGAGGTTGTTCTTTAGGAATTATGAGAAGAGGGTGACTTGGTTGCGCAAAAGATCGGACGAGTTGTTTCAGAATCTGATTGAAGAACAGAGAAATAGTCGCAGAAAAAGATGTGGTGGAGAGAGTAGGGAGACCGTGCTGGATCATTTGCTTTTGTTGCAAGAGAAGCAGCCCGAGTTTTACACTGATAAGATCATCAAAGGGCTACTATTG GTCATGCTTATAGCAGGCACCGATACTTCTGCTTCGACAATGGCAAGGGCAATGTCCCTTTTACTTAGTCATCCGCATTCCTTAAAAAGAGCTATTGAGGAGTTGGATAATGTGATTGGTCAAGAACGCTTGATAGAGGAGACGGACATTGCAAAACTTCCTTTTCTCCAAAACATTGTATTAGAAACTCTACGTTTGAAACCACCGGCACCACTTCTAGTTCCACACATGTCATCAGAGGATTGCATCATAGGCGGTTATGATGTACCTAGTCAAACCATAGTATTCATCAATATATGGAGCATTCACAGGGATCCGAAGTTGTGGGATGATCCAAAAAGTTTCAGACCCGAAAgatttgaaaatgaagataatggACAATGCAAGCTATGGTCATTTGGACTTGGGAGGCGAGCCTGTCCAGGTGGAAACATGGCCCAACGGGTGATCAATGTGGCTTTGGGATCGTTGATCCAGTGTTTTGAATGGAAAAGAACAAGTGAAGAAGGAATGAATATGCCTAAGGCGTTGCCATTGGAAGCCATGTACAAAGCCCACGAAATCATGGCGGCGATTGCTGAGCATTGA
- the LOC104416880 gene encoding cytochrome P450 81Q32-like yields the protein MLPQKEPKKLPPSSPSIPILGHLQLMKLFLHQVLYSLSQSYGPIFSLHFASCQVVIVSSAKVAEECCTNYDIVLANSPSTVAGGNSGYDDRILVFASYGEQWRNICRFCTLEIFSSARLNSFLPIRRDEIKRLLLNRNKEPQPHHLATTSLRMLTGKRYFGEDVTKADEATVLREVMSEIIEYVVSAYPGDYLSILRLVLRNYEKKCLS from the exons ATGCTTCCTCAAAAGGAACCCAAAAAGCTCCCGCCGAGTTCGCCATCCATTCCCATCCTAGGCCACCTCCAGCTCATGAAACTCTTCCTCCACCAAGTACTCTACTCCCTCTCCCAATCTTACGGCCccatcttctctctccactTCGCCTCCTGCCAAGTGGTCATCGTCTCGTCGGCCAAAGTGGCCGAAGAATGCTGCACTAACTACGACATCGTCCTTGCCAACAGCCCCTCCACCGTCGCTGGTGGGAACTCTGGGTACGACGACAGGATCCTTGTCTTCGCCTCCTACGGCGAACAATGGCGCAATATCTGCCGCTTTTGCACCCTCGAGATCTTTTCCTCAGCCCGTCTCAACTCCTTTCTGCCCATTCGGAGGGATGAAATCAAGCGACTCCTGCTTAATCGAAACAAAGAGCCTCAACCTCATCATCTGGCAACGACTTCACTAAG GATGCTGACTGGGAAGAGGTATTTTGGGGAAGATGTGACCAAAGCCGATGAGGCAACGGTGCTTCGCGAGGTCATGTCCGAAATTATCGAGTATGTTGTCAGTGCGTATCCAGGGGACTACTTGAGTATTTTGAGGTTGGTCTTAAGGAATTATGAGAAGAAATGTCTAAGTTGA